A single Archangium lipolyticum DNA region contains:
- a CDS encoding sterol desaturase family protein, whose amino-acid sequence MNDLGPLGIILASASLGAIVLEILAYRFILKRPYVWRSALATFVVSVGRQITKVVPIAITLPGAQWLYEHRLFDASAHGVWSWVALFFGIEFFYYWYHRLGHRLRWFWLSHAVHHSTNEINFVAAGRLAWTSQITGAYVIFTPLALLGFKPETILAGYALNLTYQFWIHADWAPKLGWLEGILNTPSAHRVHHAANLEYLDANYGGVLVIFDRLFGTYIPERDDLPCRYGLVHPLTTNNPLKIVFHQFGPFLRDVASARSFREVWGYFFAPPGWRPDGNSETTEDMRRKAAAEKRTVAPVLPAHETGREAAAVQA is encoded by the coding sequence ATGAACGACTTGGGCCCACTGGGCATCATCCTGGCCAGCGCATCCCTCGGGGCGATCGTCCTGGAAATCCTTGCCTACAGGTTCATCCTCAAGCGTCCCTACGTCTGGCGTTCCGCCCTCGCCACCTTCGTGGTGAGTGTGGGACGGCAGATCACCAAGGTCGTGCCGATCGCCATCACGCTTCCGGGCGCCCAGTGGCTCTACGAGCATCGGCTCTTCGACGCCTCAGCTCATGGCGTCTGGTCGTGGGTGGCCCTGTTCTTCGGTATCGAGTTCTTCTACTACTGGTATCACCGGCTCGGGCATCGCCTGCGGTGGTTCTGGCTCTCGCACGCGGTGCATCACTCGACGAATGAGATCAACTTCGTCGCCGCGGGCCGGCTCGCCTGGACGTCGCAGATCACGGGCGCCTACGTCATCTTCACCCCACTGGCCCTCCTGGGTTTCAAGCCGGAGACCATCCTCGCCGGGTACGCGCTGAACCTCACCTATCAGTTCTGGATCCACGCGGACTGGGCGCCGAAGCTGGGCTGGCTCGAGGGCATCCTCAACACTCCGTCGGCGCATCGCGTCCACCACGCGGCCAACCTCGAGTACCTGGACGCCAACTACGGTGGCGTGCTCGTCATCTTCGATCGGCTCTTCGGCACGTACATCCCCGAGCGCGACGACCTGCCCTGCCGGTACGGCCTGGTGCACCCGCTGACGACGAACAACCCCCTCAAGATCGTCTTCCACCAGTTCGGCCCGTTCCTGCGCGATGTGGCGAGCGCCCGCAGCTTTCGCGAGGTGTGGGGCTACTTCTTCGCGCCGCCCGGCTGGCGGCCGGACGGCAACAGCGAGACCACCGAGGACATGCGGCGCAAGGCCGCGGCCGAGAAGCGGACCGTGGCCCCCGTGCTCCCGGCCCACGAGACCGGGCGGGAAGCCGCCGCCGTCCAGGCGTGA
- a CDS encoding aminotransferase class V-fold PLP-dependent enzyme: MTLSSQRHLFDLPDDVTWINCAYMSPQLRSVSDAGQQAVLRKARPWNVRPEDFFTDSETLRNLFAELLGADADGVALVPSASYGLAVAAANVPVRVGQRLLVLAEEFPSNVYPWRELAERAGAQVVGVRRPEDGDWTRALLEELDERTALVAVPHCHWTDGGLVDLARVGERAREVGAALAVDATQSLGALPLDVAEVRPDFLVAAGYKWLMGPYSQGYLYVAPKYREGRPIEHNWLMRGGSEDFSRLVDYRDDFQPGARRFDVGERSNFVLVPMALAALRQLLAWGVHDTQETLRGLTERVAKGARALGLEVPPESLRAGHLIGLKRPGGYAPDVATKLAARKVYVSVRGDSIRVSPHLYNTAEDVDRLLEALAPLV, from the coding sequence ATGACTCTCTCCTCCCAGCGCCACCTCTTCGACCTGCCCGATGACGTCACGTGGATCAACTGCGCGTACATGTCTCCGCAACTGCGCTCGGTGAGCGATGCGGGGCAGCAGGCGGTGCTGCGCAAGGCGCGGCCGTGGAACGTGCGGCCCGAGGACTTCTTCACGGACTCGGAGACGCTGCGGAATCTCTTCGCGGAGCTGCTGGGGGCGGACGCGGACGGCGTGGCGCTGGTGCCCTCGGCGAGCTACGGGCTGGCGGTGGCGGCGGCGAACGTGCCGGTGCGGGTGGGCCAGCGGTTGCTGGTGCTGGCCGAGGAGTTCCCCTCCAACGTGTACCCATGGCGCGAGCTGGCGGAGCGCGCGGGGGCCCAGGTGGTGGGCGTGCGCAGGCCCGAGGATGGGGACTGGACGCGCGCGCTGCTGGAGGAGCTGGACGAGCGCACGGCGCTGGTGGCGGTGCCGCACTGCCACTGGACGGACGGGGGGCTGGTGGACCTGGCGCGAGTGGGGGAGCGGGCGCGCGAGGTGGGGGCGGCGCTGGCGGTGGATGCGACACAGTCGCTCGGGGCGCTGCCGCTGGACGTGGCGGAGGTGCGGCCGGACTTCCTGGTGGCGGCGGGCTACAAGTGGCTGATGGGGCCCTACAGCCAGGGCTACCTCTACGTGGCGCCGAAGTACCGCGAGGGCCGGCCCATCGAGCACAACTGGCTGATGCGCGGGGGGAGTGAGGACTTCTCCCGGCTGGTGGACTACCGGGACGACTTCCAGCCGGGCGCGAGGCGCTTCGACGTGGGCGAGCGCAGCAACTTCGTGCTGGTGCCCATGGCCCTGGCGGCGTTGCGGCAGCTGCTCGCGTGGGGCGTGCACGACACGCAGGAGACGCTGCGTGGGCTGACGGAGCGGGTGGCGAAGGGAGCCCGGGCGCTCGGGCTGGAGGTGCCGCCCGAGTCTCTGCGGGCGGGACACCTCATCGGCCTCAAGCGGCCTGGCGGCTACGCACCGGACGTGGCGACGAAGCTCGCGGCGCGCAAGGTGTACGTGAGCGTGCGCGGGGACAGCATCCGCGTGTCTCCGCACCTCTACAACACGGCGGAGGACGTGGACCGGCTGCTCGAGGCGCTCGCTCCGCTCGTGTGA
- a CDS encoding GNAT family N-acetyltransferase: MSTPATTAVTNPPYTLRTPRLLLRCMGPDDAARRKEAVDSSGSHLDGFFAPTPQEPMSLDAHAAQLRKFRAGFDLDQDRGYGVFEPETGKFLGEVSLLRRAGLGALEIGYWLRRDVVGQGFATEMASAAVKTAFELDRVLRMDLMCKPENERSAAVARRLGFTFEGRLRDRQLAPHHDRGDLLCFTLLAAEYPKSPASQLPLEAFDFLGRRLA, encoded by the coding sequence ATGAGCACTCCCGCCACGACGGCCGTCACGAATCCTCCCTACACCCTTCGAACGCCCCGGCTCCTGCTGCGCTGCATGGGACCGGACGATGCCGCGCGCCGCAAGGAGGCGGTGGACTCCAGTGGGTCACACCTGGATGGCTTCTTCGCGCCCACCCCCCAGGAGCCCATGTCGCTGGATGCCCATGCCGCGCAGCTCCGGAAGTTCCGCGCGGGTTTCGATCTGGATCAGGACCGGGGTTATGGAGTCTTCGAGCCGGAGACCGGGAAGTTCCTGGGGGAGGTCAGTCTGCTCCGGCGCGCGGGCTTGGGGGCGCTCGAGATTGGCTATTGGCTGCGGCGCGATGTGGTGGGCCAGGGCTTCGCCACGGAGATGGCCTCGGCGGCGGTGAAGACCGCCTTCGAGCTCGACCGGGTATTGCGCATGGACCTGATGTGCAAGCCGGAGAACGAGCGGAGCGCGGCGGTGGCGCGCCGGCTGGGGTTCACGTTCGAGGGGCGGCTGCGAGACAGGCAGCTCGCGCCGCACCACGATCGGGGGGACCTGCTGTGCTTCACCCTGCTGGCCGCCGAGTACCCGAAGTCTCCGGCGAGCCAGCTTCCGCTCGAGGCATTCGACTTCCTCGGGCGGCGGCTCGCCTGA
- a CDS encoding AraC family transcriptional regulator: MPRKLPIAAIERPDEPVLIAIPIHSGGEPETARHRHARGQLFSIGSGLMVVHTERGNWLMPPGMAGWIPPGTWHSAHWHGPTRGWSVYVAAPVCERLPGEARVVRMSRVLEAIVERATEWEPGAPLGPAEARLAAVAIDELQVAEEEQALRLPMPRERRLAAIARALLADPADARGVGALAAWAGISERSLTRHFKQETGMTFVRWRQQAKVARALELLSEGEAVGDVAFSLGYESVSAFIAMFKRFLGTTPARCLEGRGPEARIRRFV, from the coding sequence ATGCCGCGAAAGCTCCCCATCGCCGCCATCGAGCGCCCGGACGAGCCGGTGCTCATCGCCATTCCCATCCACTCGGGCGGGGAGCCGGAGACGGCCCGGCACCGCCATGCGCGGGGACAGCTGTTCTCCATCGGCAGCGGGCTGATGGTGGTGCATACCGAGCGTGGCAACTGGCTCATGCCGCCGGGGATGGCCGGTTGGATTCCTCCCGGCACGTGGCACTCGGCGCACTGGCACGGTCCGACGCGCGGCTGGAGCGTCTATGTCGCGGCCCCGGTCTGTGAACGGCTGCCCGGGGAAGCCCGTGTGGTGAGGATGTCCCGGGTGCTGGAGGCCATCGTCGAGCGCGCCACGGAGTGGGAGCCCGGTGCGCCGCTCGGTCCGGCCGAGGCCCGCCTGGCGGCGGTGGCGATCGACGAGCTCCAGGTGGCGGAGGAGGAACAGGCGCTGCGCCTGCCCATGCCGAGGGAGCGGCGGCTCGCCGCCATCGCCCGGGCGCTGCTCGCGGACCCGGCCGATGCGAGGGGCGTGGGCGCGCTGGCCGCCTGGGCTGGCATCAGCGAGCGGTCCCTGACGCGCCACTTCAAACAGGAGACGGGGATGACCTTCGTGCGGTGGCGGCAGCAGGCGAAGGTGGCGCGAGCCCTGGAGCTGCTGTCGGAAGGAGAGGCGGTCGGGGACGTGGCCTTCTCCCTGGGCTACGAGAGCGTGAGTGCGTTCATCGCCATGTTCAAGCGTTTCCTCGGTACGACTCCGGCCCGGTGCCTGGAGGGGCGTGGCCCGGAGGCGAGGATCCGCCGCTTCGTGTAG
- a CDS encoding sensor histidine kinase, translated as MSQTREQMGPSMERLLRLHRVTSELSRALTPSEVASVIVLLAGPALGAAECSLHLLEEPGGPRLVQMEGPPWTDLGPWRTVPLDAPLPIAEAGRRNEPVWVGSREALQRRYPVIDPVPLSRRAWACLPLDVPEQVLGVLTLGFECEQDFAREEQELACFVSRQCASALERARLHARELRELRERAERAERALAESEAHRRQLEREHQRLQAVLQQLPQGILLAEAPSGRMLMVNEQVGRMHRGPLPSEWWPEEYTASTGFHPDGRPYRPDEWPLVRALTRGEVVRGEVMDVLRGDGSRISLEVSAGPVRDAEGQVTAAVAILEDISERLRLERAVHEGEAVFRRIMESDMMGLAFSGKAGLILEANEAFLSLVGHDREEVRRGRLHWRDLVPPEGRELEDRVLQELWTHGVSATFEAEMLRADGSRVPVLTGSARVAEQDRIITFVMELSDLKRAEGALRFLAMTGYILAQTLEVTDAILQHVACLASLSVASWCVIDLLTPEGPLRRAAVAHQDSEQEARLRRDWPLPSPRDSGGPLWEVMDSGEPMLFPDFGAETWRHLSQGVVPEGGVDGWARCSVLVVPLRSRERALGLITLGSCVPRRRHGPEDIAVGQELAHRVAATLERSQLFQESQRAVRLRDEFLAVASHELKTPLTPLRLQLQGLRRVVESQAGQPVAPERVLRAVQGCEAQVRKLAGLVNDLLDVSRLAQGRLPLHLEQVDLVAVTRDVLEQFSAEATRAGCRVVLEGGAPVVGQWDRLRLEQVVTNLLTNALKYGAGRPVLVRVGWAEGGARLVVRDEGIGIAPEHRGRIFGKFERAVSERHYGGLGLGLHITRQIVQALGGAILVESEVGRGSTFTVELPLGAEDSRAMLAHP; from the coding sequence TTGAGCCAGACGCGGGAGCAGATGGGCCCATCCATGGAGCGGTTGCTGCGGCTTCATCGGGTGACGAGTGAGTTGTCGCGCGCCCTCACGCCCTCCGAGGTGGCCAGCGTCATCGTCCTGCTCGCCGGCCCCGCGCTGGGCGCGGCCGAGTGCTCCCTCCATCTGCTCGAGGAGCCTGGAGGGCCGCGGCTCGTCCAGATGGAGGGGCCGCCCTGGACGGACCTCGGGCCCTGGCGCACCGTGCCGCTGGACGCGCCACTGCCCATCGCCGAGGCGGGGCGGAGGAACGAGCCGGTCTGGGTCGGGTCGCGGGAGGCCCTCCAGCGCCGCTACCCCGTCATCGACCCCGTGCCGCTGAGCCGGCGGGCGTGGGCCTGCCTGCCGCTCGATGTGCCGGAGCAGGTGCTGGGAGTGCTGACGCTCGGCTTCGAGTGTGAGCAGGACTTCGCGCGGGAGGAGCAGGAGCTCGCCTGCTTCGTCTCGAGACAATGCGCCTCGGCGCTCGAGCGTGCCCGCCTCCATGCGCGCGAGCTGCGCGAGCTGCGCGAGCGGGCCGAGCGGGCCGAGCGGGCCCTGGCCGAGTCCGAGGCCCACCGGCGCCAACTGGAGCGGGAGCACCAGCGTCTCCAGGCCGTCCTCCAGCAGTTGCCCCAGGGCATCCTCCTCGCCGAGGCACCGAGTGGCCGGATGCTGATGGTCAATGAGCAGGTGGGGCGGATGCACCGGGGTCCCCTGCCCTCCGAGTGGTGGCCCGAGGAGTACACGGCCTCCACCGGGTTCCACCCGGACGGGCGGCCCTATCGCCCGGACGAGTGGCCCCTGGTGCGCGCCCTCACCCGCGGCGAGGTGGTGCGGGGCGAGGTGATGGACGTGCTGCGCGGGGATGGCTCGCGGATCTCCCTGGAGGTGAGCGCCGGGCCGGTGCGCGACGCCGAGGGACAGGTGACGGCCGCCGTGGCCATCCTGGAGGACATCTCCGAGCGCCTGCGCCTGGAGCGGGCCGTGCACGAGGGCGAGGCCGTGTTCCGCCGCATCATGGAGTCCGACATGATGGGGCTGGCCTTCTCGGGGAAGGCGGGCCTCATCCTGGAGGCCAATGAAGCCTTCCTGTCGCTCGTGGGCCATGACCGGGAGGAGGTGCGGCGGGGCCGGCTGCACTGGCGGGACCTGGTGCCACCCGAGGGCCGGGAGCTCGAGGATCGTGTGTTGCAAGAGCTGTGGACGCACGGGGTGTCCGCGACCTTCGAGGCGGAGATGCTGCGCGCGGATGGAAGCCGTGTCCCGGTGTTGACGGGCTCGGCGCGGGTGGCGGAGCAGGACCGCATCATCACCTTCGTGATGGAGCTGTCGGACCTCAAGCGCGCGGAAGGGGCCCTGCGCTTCCTCGCCATGACGGGCTACATCCTCGCCCAGACGCTGGAGGTCACCGACGCCATCCTCCAGCACGTGGCCTGTCTGGCGAGCCTCTCGGTGGCCTCCTGGTGCGTCATCGACCTGCTCACGCCCGAGGGCCCGTTGCGCCGCGCGGCCGTGGCCCACCAGGACTCCGAGCAGGAGGCGCGGTTGCGGAGGGACTGGCCGCTGCCCTCGCCGCGGGACTCCGGGGGCCCGTTGTGGGAGGTGATGGACTCGGGCGAGCCGATGCTCTTCCCGGACTTCGGTGCGGAGACGTGGCGGCACCTGTCCCAGGGCGTGGTGCCCGAGGGGGGCGTGGACGGCTGGGCGAGGTGCTCGGTGCTGGTGGTGCCGCTGCGCTCGCGCGAGCGGGCGCTGGGCCTCATCACCCTGGGCTCCTGCGTCCCGCGGCGGCGCCATGGCCCGGAGGACATCGCCGTGGGCCAGGAGCTGGCGCACCGCGTGGCGGCCACGTTGGAGCGCTCGCAGCTCTTCCAGGAGTCGCAGCGGGCCGTGCGGCTGCGCGACGAGTTCCTCGCGGTGGCCTCGCACGAGCTGAAGACGCCGCTGACGCCCCTGCGGTTGCAGCTGCAGGGCCTGCGGCGGGTGGTGGAGTCCCAGGCGGGACAGCCCGTGGCGCCCGAGCGCGTCCTCCGGGCCGTCCAGGGTTGCGAGGCCCAGGTGCGCAAGCTGGCGGGGCTGGTGAATGACCTGCTGGACGTGTCGAGGCTGGCGCAGGGCCGGCTCCCGCTGCACCTGGAGCAGGTGGATCTGGTGGCCGTCACCCGGGACGTCCTCGAGCAGTTCTCCGCCGAGGCCACGCGCGCGGGTTGCCGGGTGGTGCTCGAGGGCGGAGCGCCGGTGGTGGGCCAGTGGGACCGGCTGCGGCTGGAGCAGGTGGTGACGAACCTGCTCACCAATGCCCTCAAGTACGGAGCGGGCCGGCCCGTCCTCGTGCGCGTCGGGTGGGCGGAGGGCGGGGCGAGGCTGGTGGTGCGCGACGAGGGCATCGGCATCGCGCCGGAGCACCGCGGCCGCATCTTCGGCAAGTTCGAGCGCGCCGTGTCCGAGCGTCATTACGGCGGGCTGGGCCTGGGGCTCCACATCACGCGGCAGATCGTCCAGGCGCTCGGGGGCGCCATCCTCGTGGAGAGCGAGGTGGGCCGGGGTTCCACCTTCACGGTGGAGTTGCCGCTGGGCGCCGAGGACTCGCGCGCTATGCTCGCGCATCCATGA
- a CDS encoding FAD-dependent oxidoreductase yields the protein MKDVIDVVVVGGGPTGLMLACELALAGISVRVLERREEPVRQARALTLHPRSLEVLALRGWEGRFLERGRPLPTGHFSMLDTRLDFSTLDTTFKYTLFISQIVTEQLLEERAHELGVDVRRGHEVRELQQDADGVGLAGVAGSESFRCRARYVVGADGARSIVRQLAGIEFEGTDTSITAMLGDVVLAEPPSTPAFSVTNLRGGLMIVPLAPGIHRVLVTDPERMRASLKESVTLDELKRSATAIAGTDFGMKEPQWLSRFGNETRLAKSYMSGRVLLAGDAAHIHFPAGGQGLNVGLQDAMNLGWKLAGVLRDQAPPSLLESYHRERHPVGHALLRNTEAQTALMSFTPSGLALRELMSELLKNPVLNHSLAERIGAMDVRYPELELPASRCEGEPVKALTGKRLPDLELKLPDGATRKLYSYMHDGRWLLLRLREGSGPSLQLDPRWMRWTNVVQARVGDDREELRGLSALLLRPDGHVGQAWAR from the coding sequence ATGAAGGATGTGATTGATGTCGTGGTCGTTGGCGGAGGGCCGACCGGGTTGATGCTCGCGTGCGAGCTGGCCCTGGCGGGCATCTCCGTGAGGGTGCTCGAGCGCCGCGAAGAGCCGGTCCGGCAGGCGCGCGCGTTGACGCTCCATCCGCGCTCCCTCGAGGTCCTGGCGCTGCGCGGATGGGAGGGGCGCTTCCTGGAGCGTGGCAGACCGCTGCCCACCGGCCACTTCAGCATGCTGGACACGCGGCTCGACTTCTCGACGCTCGACACGACCTTCAAGTACACCCTGTTCATCTCGCAGATCGTCACCGAGCAACTGCTCGAGGAGCGGGCCCACGAGCTCGGCGTGGACGTGCGGCGTGGCCATGAGGTGCGGGAGCTCCAGCAGGATGCCGACGGTGTGGGCCTCGCGGGCGTCGCCGGGAGCGAATCCTTCCGCTGCCGCGCGCGCTATGTGGTGGGCGCGGATGGTGCGCGCAGCATCGTCCGGCAGCTCGCGGGTATCGAATTCGAGGGAACGGACACCTCGATCACCGCCATGCTGGGCGACGTGGTGCTCGCGGAGCCTCCCTCGACGCCCGCCTTCAGCGTCACCAACCTCCGGGGCGGCCTCATGATCGTCCCGCTCGCCCCCGGCATCCACCGGGTGCTCGTCACCGACCCCGAGCGCATGCGGGCCTCGCTCAAGGAGAGCGTCACGCTCGACGAGCTGAAGCGGAGCGCCACGGCCATCGCTGGCACCGACTTCGGGATGAAGGAGCCGCAATGGCTGTCACGGTTCGGCAACGAGACACGGCTCGCCAAATCCTACATGTCCGGCCGGGTCCTGCTCGCCGGGGATGCGGCTCACATCCACTTCCCCGCTGGCGGGCAGGGCCTCAATGTCGGCCTGCAGGACGCCATGAACCTCGGCTGGAAGCTCGCCGGTGTGCTGCGCGACCAGGCGCCGCCGTCGCTGCTCGAGAGCTATCACCGCGAGCGCCACCCGGTGGGCCACGCGCTCCTGCGCAACACGGAGGCCCAGACGGCGCTCATGTCCTTCACCCCGTCCGGCCTCGCCCTGCGCGAGCTGATGTCGGAGCTCCTGAAGAACCCCGTCCTGAATCACTCCCTGGCGGAGCGCATCGGCGCCATGGACGTACGCTATCCGGAGCTGGAGCTGCCGGCCTCGCGGTGCGAGGGCGAACCCGTGAAGGCACTGACCGGCAAGCGGCTCCCCGACCTGGAGCTGAAGTTGCCCGATGGAGCCACGAGGAAACTCTATTCCTACATGCATGACGGCAGGTGGCTGTTGTTGCGGCTGCGAGAAGGAAGCGGCCCCTCCCTCCAGCTCGACCCGAGGTGGATGCGCTGGACGAACGTCGTTCAGGCGCGAGTGGGAGACGACCGCGAGGAGCTCCGCGGGCTGAGCGCCCTCCTGCTCCGGCCGGATGGGCACGTGGGCCAGGCCTGGGCCCGGTGA
- a CDS encoding Kelch repeat-containing protein produces the protein MNTWKPKGMRMLWVLALLAVGCPRPQVTPSEVPATTTPTTGPEDAGTADAGTPQAAPPAPVPYSLAFTGHLLEGFTGVHSAAYAVHEGKLVVIGGRANGMHNFPLNSQQVKTRPAFPPSQANASVWVIDLAAGKVLGSKSTDALPAKIRTQWRATNPQSLVLNGHFIIAGGYGQNPAGTSMVTQAYATSVGLDALIQAVLDPQAKLDTAWASQNVGIADNLALQVTGGELVSLGGLQLLVFGHTFNGEYTSSGSLATQTYTESVRMFRFTPGSQNGKATLAVQFLGQTPNVPSGQQDPEGPYHRRDLTVGPTRTGTGDLRITAYSGVFKGGRMEGYLNPVYISPDTTDGGITLDVDTSAEQLLNHYACPAIPIFDAASRTMYTTLVGGISYYSWDGTGLKHDPGNLPGGVDGLPFINSVSTLRVSYADGQRRTQQYLHPELTFPPADAQPRCGSTPATLGGTGGIFIPDDALGAAVRNGVLDYGGLPASGRIGWVFGGIAATASYGAQGPSCASNMLYEVTLTRQPGQLVELHPPAR, from the coding sequence ATGAACACCTGGAAGCCCAAGGGAATGCGCATGCTGTGGGTGCTCGCGCTGCTGGCCGTCGGCTGTCCGCGGCCCCAGGTGACACCCTCGGAAGTGCCAGCGACGACGACGCCCACCACCGGTCCCGAGGACGCCGGAACCGCCGACGCCGGAACCCCCCAGGCCGCGCCACCGGCCCCGGTGCCCTACTCGTTGGCCTTCACCGGTCACCTGCTCGAGGGCTTCACCGGTGTGCACTCGGCGGCGTACGCCGTCCACGAGGGCAAGCTCGTCGTCATCGGCGGCCGTGCCAACGGGATGCACAACTTCCCGCTCAACTCTCAACAGGTGAAGACGCGGCCGGCCTTTCCACCCTCGCAAGCCAACGCGAGCGTCTGGGTGATCGACCTGGCGGCCGGCAAGGTGTTGGGCAGCAAGTCCACGGATGCCCTGCCCGCGAAGATCCGCACCCAGTGGCGCGCCACCAATCCGCAGAGCCTGGTGTTGAACGGCCATTTCATCATCGCCGGCGGTTACGGACAGAACCCCGCTGGCACGTCGATGGTGACGCAGGCCTACGCCACCTCGGTCGGTCTCGACGCGCTCATCCAGGCGGTGCTGGATCCCCAGGCGAAGCTCGACACGGCCTGGGCCAGCCAGAACGTCGGCATCGCCGACAACCTGGCCCTCCAGGTCACGGGAGGGGAGCTGGTCTCACTGGGCGGCCTTCAGCTCCTGGTGTTCGGCCATACCTTCAATGGCGAGTACACCTCCAGCGGCTCGCTGGCCACGCAGACGTACACCGAGTCCGTCCGCATGTTCCGCTTCACCCCGGGCAGCCAGAATGGCAAGGCGACGCTCGCGGTGCAGTTCCTGGGGCAGACCCCCAACGTGCCCTCGGGACAACAGGACCCCGAGGGCCCCTACCACCGCAGAGACCTCACGGTGGGGCCGACGCGCACGGGGACCGGGGACCTGCGCATCACCGCCTACAGCGGCGTGTTCAAGGGTGGCCGGATGGAGGGCTATCTCAACCCCGTCTACATCAGCCCCGACACCACTGATGGTGGCATCACCCTGGACGTGGACACTTCCGCCGAGCAGCTCCTCAACCACTATGCCTGCCCCGCCATCCCCATCTTCGATGCGGCGTCGCGGACCATGTACACCACGCTGGTAGGAGGCATCTCGTACTACTCCTGGGACGGGACGGGACTGAAGCATGACCCGGGCAACCTGCCCGGGGGCGTCGATGGGCTGCCCTTCATCAACAGCGTGTCGACGCTACGGGTGAGCTACGCGGACGGGCAGCGGCGGACCCAGCAGTACCTGCATCCGGAGCTCACCTTCCCACCCGCCGATGCCCAGCCCCGATGCGGGAGCACGCCAGCCACCCTGGGCGGCACCGGAGGAATCTTCATCCCGGACGACGCGTTGGGTGCGGCCGTGCGCAACGGAGTGCTCGACTACGGCGGCCTTCCGGCATCCGGCCGCATTGGCTGGGTCTTCGGAGGCATCGCCGCCACCGCCAGCTACGGCGCCCAGGGCCCGAGCTGTGCCTCGAACATGCTCTACGAGGTCACCCTGACCCGGCAGCCCGGTCAGCTCGTCGAGTTGCACCCTCCGGCGCGGTAG
- a CDS encoding C40 family peptidase produces MMLRKLLLPLVLGVLGTAPAVAAPRAPVKPAAKAKKAAAQPTGKVQRSRGTQAIAKATPSKKKRPAVRLTRGRRVARRAATLVGHSLGTYSPRVPDDCSGLVRLAYRAAGIELLSHGTLPGENAVSAIYRRAQRSGALHQRAPKPGDIVFFRETYDRNRDGLRNDGMTHVGVIETVERDGTVVFVHRGGSGVKRARMNLRFPTLRQQGGRVLNDYIRRAEDGERARLTSELFSGYASASRL; encoded by the coding sequence ATGATGCTTCGCAAGCTCCTGCTCCCATTGGTGCTCGGGGTGCTCGGGACGGCCCCGGCCGTCGCTGCGCCGCGTGCGCCGGTGAAGCCCGCGGCGAAGGCGAAGAAGGCCGCCGCGCAGCCCACCGGTAAGGTCCAACGCTCGCGTGGTACCCAGGCCATCGCGAAGGCCACCCCCTCCAAGAAGAAGCGCCCGGCCGTCCGGCTCACCCGGGGACGGCGTGTGGCCCGGCGTGCGGCCACCCTGGTGGGACACTCGCTCGGCACCTACTCGCCCCGTGTCCCCGACGACTGCTCCGGCCTGGTACGGCTGGCATACCGGGCCGCGGGCATCGAGCTGCTGTCCCACGGCACGCTGCCCGGGGAGAACGCGGTGAGCGCCATCTACCGGCGCGCGCAGCGCTCGGGGGCCCTGCACCAGCGGGCCCCGAAGCCGGGCGACATCGTCTTCTTCCGCGAGACGTATGATCGCAACCGCGATGGCCTGCGCAACGACGGGATGACGCACGTGGGCGTCATCGAGACCGTGGAGCGCGACGGCACCGTCGTCTTCGTGCACCGCGGGGGCAGTGGCGTGAAGCGCGCGCGGATGAACCTGCGCTTCCCCACGCTGCGCCAACAGGGCGGGCGCGTCCTCAACGACTACATCCGCCGGGCCGAGGACGGCGAGCGCGCGCGGCTCACCAGCGAGCTCTTCAGCGGCTACGCCTCGGCCTCCCGCCTGTAG
- a CDS encoding DUF481 domain-containing protein produces MLSFVLSLALAAQDPSPVSNDSLMAAQEPPTSDSTGTEEQAELSSEEAPAGRWEGTAGAGFSWFTGNSESFTLTGLVEARRSWSPWAVGLRLEGAYGRARPAGDTSVPSSVVAERLGLQLRGDRDLTPRLSVYLLTGGDIDRVRSVQLRTSGEAGAGYVWLERLEEDYTRLRLETDVGMRYIREARYQYYPELQDGDPDLNDVNFLGPRLAGAFRWGFSKNVWLLEELEAMPNLLGDNRLLVRNTARLSSGLTESLALSTTFVLEYDSAPAAPIKTDTALVLRLDARF; encoded by the coding sequence ATGCTTTCCTTCGTCCTCTCGCTGGCCCTGGCGGCCCAAGATCCGTCCCCAGTCTCGAATGACTCCCTGATGGCGGCCCAGGAGCCGCCGACCTCGGACTCCACCGGCACGGAGGAACAGGCGGAGCTCTCCAGCGAGGAGGCTCCGGCCGGGCGGTGGGAGGGCACGGCGGGCGCTGGCTTCTCGTGGTTCACCGGCAACTCGGAATCCTTCACCCTGACCGGACTGGTGGAGGCCAGGCGCAGTTGGAGCCCATGGGCGGTGGGCCTGCGGCTCGAGGGGGCCTATGGCCGGGCGCGTCCGGCGGGTGACACCTCGGTCCCCTCCTCGGTGGTGGCCGAGCGGCTCGGCCTCCAGCTCCGCGGCGACCGGGACCTGACGCCACGCCTCTCCGTGTACCTGCTGACCGGGGGCGACATCGACCGCGTCAGGAGCGTGCAGTTGAGGACCAGCGGCGAGGCCGGCGCGGGCTATGTCTGGCTCGAGCGGTTGGAGGAAGACTACACCCGGCTGCGCTTGGAGACGGACGTGGGCATGCGCTACATCCGCGAGGCGCGTTACCAATACTATCCCGAGCTGCAGGACGGAGATCCGGACCTGAACGACGTGAACTTCCTCGGGCCGCGCCTGGCGGGCGCCTTCCGGTGGGGCTTCTCCAAGAACGTATGGCTGCTCGAGGAGTTGGAAGCCATGCCCAACCTCCTCGGCGACAACCGCTTGCTGGTGCGCAACACCGCGCGGCTGTCCTCCGGGTTGACGGAGTCGCTGGCCCTCAGCACCACCTTCGTTCTCGAGTACGACAGCGCACCGGCCGCTCCCATCAAGACCGACACGGCGCTGGTGCTCCGCCTGGATGCCCGTTTCTGA